The following coding sequences lie in one Acidobacteriota bacterium genomic window:
- a CDS encoding DUF3014 domain-containing protein, producing MEDNRKIIRIGLTILAVVVVVGGLLYYFLEYRKPGRVPPIVPTDSVEISEVTKAVVDDPEDILALPRLELDTSDDIIRGLVQDISSHPRLASWLKTKELVRKFVAAVDNVANGVSPRAQIDFFVPSRAFTVSRGYVAPASFDRYDPAADVFVSIDAVAAARLYRSLQPLIQEAYRDLGYPDQDFKETLIRAMSELLSVPLVEGRVRVDQKVLAYVFADPELEKLSPAQKHFLRMGRDNVQVIQGKIREIAAALNIPEKSLPRTRSYTPSVRRP from the coding sequence ATGGAAGACAACCGGAAGATCATCCGGATCGGGCTGACCATCCTGGCCGTCGTCGTCGTGGTCGGCGGCCTTCTGTACTATTTTCTTGAATACAGGAAGCCCGGGAGAGTCCCGCCCATCGTCCCGACCGATTCCGTTGAAATCAGCGAAGTCACGAAAGCCGTCGTTGATGATCCCGAGGATATTCTCGCTCTGCCCCGTCTTGAACTCGACACCAGCGACGACATCATCCGGGGGCTGGTCCAGGATATCTCGTCCCATCCCCGCCTGGCCTCCTGGCTGAAGACCAAGGAGCTTGTCCGAAAATTCGTGGCCGCCGTGGACAACGTGGCCAACGGCGTCAGCCCGCGGGCCCAGATCGATTTCTTCGTTCCGTCCCGGGCCTTCACGGTCTCCCGCGGTTATGTCGCTCCCGCGAGTTTCGACCGCTATGACCCGGCCGCCGATGTGTTCGTGTCCATCGACGCCGTGGCGGCCGCCCGTCTCTATCGATCCCTTCAGCCGTTGATCCAGGAGGCTTATCGCGATCTGGGCTATCCGGATCAGGACTTCAAGGAAACTCTGATCAGGGCCATGTCCGAGCTTCTGTCCGTGCCTCTTGTCGAAGGACGTGTCCGGGTCGACCAGAAAGTTCTGGCCTATGTTTTCGCCGATCCCGAATTGGAGAAGCTCAGCCCGGCCCAGAAACACTTTCTGCGCATGGGACGGGATAATGTCCAGGTCATTCAGGGGAAAATCAGGGAAATCGCGGCGGCCCTGAATATTCCCGAAAAAAGTCTGCCCCGAACGAGAAGTTATACTCCCTCCGTCCGCAGGCCCTGA
- a CDS encoding radical SAM protein: MTPEIEAKAGRIENALAALSEQETACFLCPRNCGVDRRTGRGVCRAGTTAVVSHALLHFGEEPVLSGDGSGTIFFAGCNLACRFCQNYQISWFDEGRPAGDDDLADMMLDLRDRGALNINFVSPTHLVLPILRGLRKAVLKGLDIPLVYNSNGYDSAATLKELGGVIDIYLPDAKYVSPDLSSRYSGAADYFERAATALIEMHRQQPRLEIDEKGAALKGLIIRHLVLPGCGEDSLKVLRWIRDNLSPSIGLSIMSQYRPCHWVPEELNRTVTPEEYGRVVDFALSLDFENLFIQPEPFGPDEHLVPDFRLPEPFRWKG; the protein is encoded by the coding sequence GTGACCCCGGAGATTGAAGCCAAGGCCGGGCGCATTGAAAACGCCCTGGCCGCTCTCTCGGAGCAGGAAACCGCCTGCTTTCTCTGTCCCAGAAACTGCGGAGTCGACCGCCGGACCGGGCGCGGTGTCTGCCGCGCGGGAACGACGGCCGTCGTTTCCCACGCCCTTCTCCATTTCGGAGAAGAGCCCGTCCTGAGCGGCGACGGATCAGGAACCATCTTTTTCGCCGGCTGCAACCTGGCCTGCCGGTTTTGTCAGAACTACCAAATCAGTTGGTTCGACGAGGGTCGGCCGGCCGGCGACGACGATCTCGCGGACATGATGCTGGATCTCCGGGACCGGGGCGCTTTGAACATCAATTTCGTCTCCCCCACCCATCTCGTCCTCCCCATACTCAGGGGGCTGCGGAAAGCCGTCCTCAAGGGTCTCGATATTCCGCTCGTTTACAATTCCAACGGCTACGACAGCGCCGCGACACTCAAGGAATTGGGGGGCGTTATCGACATCTACCTGCCCGATGCCAAATATGTCTCGCCCGATCTTTCGTCGAGATATTCGGGAGCGGCCGATTATTTCGAGCGGGCGGCCACGGCGCTCATCGAAATGCACCGCCAGCAACCCCGTCTCGAAATCGATGAGAAAGGGGCCGCCCTCAAGGGCCTTATCATCCGCCATCTCGTTCTGCCGGGCTGCGGGGAGGATTCCCTGAAAGTCCTGCGATGGATCCGCGACAACTTGTCGCCGTCCATCGGACTCAGCATCATGAGCCAATACCGTCCCTGCCACTGGGTGCCGGAGGAACTGAATCGGACCGTGACTCCGGAGGAATACGGCCGTGTCGTGGACTTCGCCCTGAGCCTGGATTTCGAGAACCTGTTCATCCAACCCGAGCCCTTCGGGCCGGACGAACACCTTGTTCCGGATTTCCGGTTGCCGGAGCCTTTCCGCTGGAAAGGCTGA
- the surE gene encoding 5'/3'-nucleotidase SurE, with the protein MTDLLFLLTNDDGHFSAGLKALLDAVRDLGRIVTVAPDREKSATSLSLTLRRPLRIREAGPEIYSVDGTPADCVYMAVQKILPRKPDLLLSGINHGPNLGRQDIAYSGTVAGALQGSFLGIPSAAFSLHADVKGVFHFDQAARIAREIALRMTAMTLAPGSLLNVNIPPPPVKGVRITSLGQKRYDPQIIEKHDPRGASYFWIGTGRPKATGGRGSDIRAVAQGFVSITPLQTDPTDAVMAENLRNAGTFDGCGRDPGD; encoded by the coding sequence ATGACGGACCTTCTCTTCCTCCTGACCAACGACGACGGCCATTTTTCCGCAGGACTCAAGGCCCTCTTGGACGCGGTCCGCGATCTGGGACGGATTGTCACCGTCGCGCCCGACCGGGAAAAGAGCGCAACCTCCCTGTCCCTGACTCTGCGCCGCCCGCTCCGCATCCGCGAGGCCGGTCCCGAAATCTATTCCGTCGACGGAACACCCGCCGACTGTGTTTACATGGCCGTGCAGAAAATTCTGCCGCGGAAACCCGACCTTCTCCTTTCCGGCATCAACCACGGCCCCAACCTGGGACGCCAGGATATCGCCTACTCGGGCACCGTGGCCGGGGCCCTGCAGGGTTCGTTTCTCGGCATTCCCTCGGCGGCCTTCTCCCTGCATGCCGATGTGAAGGGGGTTTTTCACTTCGATCAAGCCGCCCGCATCGCCCGAGAAATCGCCCTCAGGATGACGGCCATGACCTTAGCTCCGGGCTCTCTTCTCAACGTCAATATTCCCCCGCCCCCCGTCAAGGGCGTGCGGATCACGTCCCTCGGCCAGAAGCGATACGATCCTCAGATCATCGAGAAACATGATCCTCGGGGAGCGTCCTATTTCTGGATCGGGACGGGCCGGCCGAAAGCCACGGGAGGCCGAGGCAGCGATATCCGAGCCGTGGCTCAGGGTTTCGTTTCCATCACGCCTCTTCAAACCGACCCGACGGATGCCGTTATGGCCGAAAACCTCCGCAACGCCGGGACGTTCGACGGATGCGGCCGTGACCCCGGAGATTGA
- a CDS encoding cupin domain-containing protein, with the protein MDDKANAAAEKLKSEILDPARLVDYQDGAVVSREIIREKTGTVSVFAFDAGQGLSEHTAPFDALVLILDGKAEILIGGRPHIVESGRMIIMPAHVPHALNALDRFKMMLVMIKARPE; encoded by the coding sequence ATGGACGACAAAGCCAACGCCGCCGCAGAGAAATTGAAATCCGAAATTCTGGATCCCGCCCGGCTCGTCGATTATCAGGACGGCGCCGTGGTCAGCCGCGAGATCATCCGGGAAAAAACGGGCACCGTGAGTGTCTTCGCCTTCGATGCCGGTCAGGGTTTGAGCGAACACACCGCCCCCTTCGACGCTCTGGTTTTGATTCTTGACGGCAAGGCGGAGATTCTCATCGGCGGCCGGCCGCACATCGTGGAAAGCGGCCGCATGATCATCATGCCCGCCCACGTCCCCCACGCCTTGAATGCGTTGGATCGGTTCAAAATGATGCTCGTCATGATCAAAGCCCGGCCGGAATGA
- a CDS encoding MerR family transcriptional regulator — translation MKNRLPENQTSEKSASAAKLVYRIEEVGRISGVPLETLEIWENELPFLNSGLTAGGRKVFRRKDLDIILRIKALLEEKSLTLAGVKRKIEEEFGLTPSAPVHPEKLRKALCLLREELQSIAAALEKKPKTG, via the coding sequence GTGAAAAACAGACTCCCCGAAAATCAAACCTCGGAAAAATCGGCTTCGGCGGCAAAGCTCGTCTATCGGATCGAGGAGGTCGGCCGGATCTCCGGAGTGCCCCTCGAGACTTTGGAAATCTGGGAAAACGAGCTGCCGTTCCTGAATTCCGGCCTGACGGCCGGCGGACGGAAAGTCTTCCGCCGGAAGGACCTGGACATCATTCTCAGGATCAAGGCTCTCCTGGAGGAGAAAAGCCTGACCCTGGCCGGCGTCAAAAGGAAAATCGAGGAGGAATTCGGCCTGACACCTTCCGCCCCGGTGCATCCGGAAAAACTCCGAAAAGCCCTGTGCCTGCTTCGGGAGGAATTGCAGTCCATTGCCGCGGCACTTGAAAAAAAACCGAAAACAGGATAA
- a CDS encoding replication-associated recombination protein A: MAQDEKRTTVPLAERMRPRSFDRVYGQDHILGKGKILSQLIESGHLVSIIFWGPPGTGKTTLGAMLARHFDLPCLFFSAVLSGIKEIKEAMAEAEKRRGLFGKPLVVFIDEIHRFNKAQQGAFLPYVEKGDVILFGSTTENPSFEVIAPLLSRTRVLVLNPLTPEALARIVEDALADKEEGLGEAGWRIAGEALDLLIAWADGDARKALTTLEIASSLAQPPEIGAADVQEALQKRVLFYDKDGEEHFNLISALHKSLRNSDVQASLYWLARMLRAGDDPLYVARRLVRFASEDIGLADPQSLAVALRAKEAYDFLGSPEGELALAEAVVYLAAAPKSNRVYIAYGEVVKDVEKSAHEPVPLHIRNAPTKLMKELGYGRGYQYAHDSPEATTDMETMPESLKGRVYYKPGDLGFEKDIAKRMAWWQSLKKKS, encoded by the coding sequence ATGGCCCAGGACGAAAAGCGGACGACGGTTCCTCTGGCCGAACGCATGCGCCCGCGCTCCTTCGACCGCGTCTACGGTCAGGACCACATTCTGGGAAAGGGAAAGATCCTCTCCCAGCTCATCGAGAGCGGGCATCTCGTGTCCATCATATTCTGGGGTCCTCCGGGGACCGGAAAAACGACTCTGGGGGCCATGCTGGCCCGGCATTTCGACCTGCCCTGCCTCTTTTTCAGCGCTGTCCTTTCCGGCATCAAGGAAATCAAGGAGGCCATGGCCGAGGCGGAGAAGCGGCGGGGGTTGTTCGGAAAACCTCTGGTCGTTTTCATCGACGAAATCCACCGCTTCAACAAGGCTCAGCAGGGCGCTTTCCTGCCTTATGTCGAGAAGGGGGATGTCATCCTGTTCGGGTCCACGACGGAAAACCCGTCGTTCGAAGTCATTGCGCCTCTCCTCTCCCGGACACGGGTTCTCGTCCTGAATCCGCTGACGCCGGAAGCCCTGGCCCGCATCGTCGAGGACGCTCTTGCGGACAAGGAAGAGGGTTTGGGAGAGGCGGGATGGCGGATTGCCGGAGAGGCCCTCGACCTTCTGATCGCCTGGGCCGACGGCGACGCAAGAAAGGCTTTGACCACCCTGGAAATCGCCTCCAGCCTGGCCCAACCGCCGGAGATCGGTGCGGCCGATGTCCAGGAAGCGCTTCAGAAGCGGGTTCTCTTTTATGATAAGGACGGCGAGGAGCATTTCAACCTGATCTCCGCACTCCATAAGAGTCTCAGGAATTCCGACGTTCAAGCCTCCCTGTATTGGCTGGCCCGCATGTTGAGAGCGGGGGACGATCCGCTCTATGTCGCCCGGCGTCTCGTCCGTTTTGCCTCCGAGGATATCGGGCTGGCCGATCCCCAGTCCCTGGCCGTCGCCCTCCGGGCCAAGGAGGCCTATGACTTTCTGGGCAGTCCGGAGGGCGAGCTGGCCCTGGCCGAGGCCGTCGTTTATCTCGCGGCGGCGCCCAAAAGCAACCGGGTTTACATCGCCTACGGCGAAGTTGTCAAGGATGTCGAGAAAAGCGCCCACGAGCCCGTCCCGCTTCACATCCGGAATGCGCCGACAAAACTCATGAAGGAGCTGGGCTACGGCCGGGGATATCAATACGCCCACGATTCCCCGGAGGCGACGACGGACATGGAAACGATGCCGGAAAGCCTGAAAGGCCGCGTGTATTACAAGCCGGGAGACTTGGGCTTCGAAAAGGACATCGCCAAACGGATGGCTTGGTGGCAGTCCCTTAAAAAAAAGTCTTAG
- a CDS encoding PQQ-binding-like beta-propeller repeat protein, giving the protein MRRKLAPVAVLILLSGVSCAMIRPRPAPYPEGLVFPLVVAEQMDMEGTPSSLAAGDDGTILAALRDGRILAVRSEKDGVLWAYEAGHPLSDTLAVSSGRIFAVDENGVVHVLDEDGALIWKTSIEGQVSTDAVLFKDKICLGTEEGRIFALETAGEGRVAWIYEAGNPVVSGPEVFEDGLFFMTEDGRIHALNPSGRLLWSTDAGGRSSGPLLIRETMAYYGTEDRHIRGFDLERRRLRWSMRVGGHVAARPKIRGNTLYVLTTEGVLYGMMAHRGDILWWRALPSRSVLGLALAGDNVYVSCRSPLLTAFNARTGEKAGEFALADELVSEALWLDPRIVVPIQGPDEAGRLVFLERDIRLSLTANKTSPQEPGQEITFTASAVGFHRPQYTFFLTSGNEARRIVQAESERNTLAWFPDREGAYAIEVSVRDERMSLEAKADFEVKRAAEKPKEPKEKKEKRP; this is encoded by the coding sequence ATGAGACGCAAACTCGCTCCGGTCGCCGTACTGATTCTTCTGTCGGGTGTTTCCTGTGCCATGATCCGGCCCCGTCCGGCCCCTTACCCCGAAGGGCTGGTTTTTCCACTCGTCGTGGCCGAACAAATGGATATGGAAGGAACGCCGTCGAGTTTGGCGGCCGGAGATGACGGGACGATTCTCGCCGCCCTTCGGGATGGGCGGATTCTGGCCGTCCGTTCGGAAAAGGACGGCGTCCTCTGGGCATACGAAGCCGGGCATCCGCTCTCCGACACTCTCGCCGTCTCATCCGGGCGAATCTTCGCGGTCGATGAAAACGGCGTTGTCCATGTCCTCGATGAAGACGGAGCGCTGATCTGGAAAACGTCCATCGAAGGCCAAGTCTCAACGGATGCGGTGCTTTTCAAAGACAAGATCTGTTTAGGAACGGAAGAGGGCCGGATCTTTGCTCTGGAAACGGCCGGAGAAGGCCGCGTCGCCTGGATTTACGAGGCCGGAAACCCGGTCGTCTCCGGCCCGGAGGTCTTCGAAGACGGCCTGTTTTTCATGACGGAAGACGGCCGGATCCACGCTTTGAATCCTTCGGGTCGCCTCCTTTGGTCCACCGATGCGGGAGGGCGTTCCTCCGGGCCTCTGCTCATCAGAGAAACCATGGCCTATTACGGAACCGAGGATCGACATATCCGGGGATTCGATCTGGAACGCCGGCGGCTCCGATGGAGCATGCGGGTCGGTGGGCATGTCGCGGCCCGGCCCAAGATCCGCGGCAACACGCTTTATGTCCTGACGACTGAGGGAGTGTTGTACGGAATGATGGCCCATCGTGGAGACATTCTGTGGTGGCGCGCCCTTCCCTCGAGATCCGTCCTCGGTCTGGCGCTCGCCGGCGATAACGTTTATGTCTCCTGCCGATCCCCGCTGTTGACGGCTTTCAACGCCCGGACGGGGGAGAAGGCCGGAGAATTTGCCTTGGCCGATGAGCTGGTTTCTGAAGCGCTCTGGCTGGATCCCCGGATTGTCGTTCCCATCCAGGGACCGGATGAAGCCGGCCGGCTTGTCTTCCTGGAAAGGGATATCCGGTTGTCCCTGACCGCGAACAAAACCTCACCTCAGGAACCCGGACAGGAGATCACGTTTACGGCATCCGCGGTGGGCTTTCACAGGCCTCAATATACGTTTTTTCTCACATCGGGAAACGAGGCGCGCCGGATCGTTCAGGCCGAGTCGGAGAGAAACACCCTGGCCTGGTTTCCCGATCGCGAGGGTGCCTACGCCATCGAGGTTTCGGTCAGGGACGAGCGGATGAGTCTTGAGGCCAAAGCGGATTTTGAAGTCAAGCGGGCGGCCGAGAAGCCCAAGGAGCCCAAGGAAAAAAAGGAGAAGAGGCCATGA
- a CDS encoding HDIG domain-containing protein has product MTRNEAMELLTAHLKNKNLRKHCLAVEACMRALAQRLGHDPEPWGLAGILHDLDYELTEKSPEHHTEQTVGILREKGIPEPIIQAVQAHAGKVPCREPMDWAIYSCDPLTGLIIAAALMHPDKKLKSIDLDFVKRRYKEKTFAKGARREEIEESRNLGMDLDEFISICLGAMQGIDGELGLA; this is encoded by the coding sequence ATGACGCGAAACGAAGCGATGGAGCTTTTAACGGCACATCTTAAAAACAAAAATCTTCGTAAGCATTGCCTGGCGGTCGAAGCCTGCATGCGGGCTTTGGCGCAGCGCCTCGGCCACGACCCGGAACCCTGGGGCCTGGCGGGCATTCTCCACGATCTCGACTACGAACTGACGGAGAAAAGTCCGGAGCACCACACCGAGCAGACCGTGGGCATCCTGAGGGAAAAAGGGATTCCCGAGCCCATCATCCAGGCCGTCCAGGCCCATGCCGGAAAAGTGCCCTGCCGGGAGCCCATGGATTGGGCCATCTATTCCTGCGATCCGCTGACGGGCCTGATCATCGCCGCCGCCCTGATGCATCCGGACAAGAAACTGAAGTCGATCGATCTCGATTTCGTCAAAAGACGCTACAAGGAAAAGACCTTTGCCAAGGGCGCGAGGAGAGAGGAAATCGAGGAGAGCCGGAACCTTGGGATGGATCTCGACGAATTCATTTCGATCTGCCTCGGGGCCATGCAGGGGATCGACGGAGAACTCGGCCTGGCTTGA
- the thiF gene encoding sulfur carrier protein ThiS adenylyltransferase ThiF translates to MKIAAVTGPSGSGKTYLIRALIREAKSRGLKIAVVKHCAHGFDLDPKGKDSRLFTEAGADRVALVSPDRVAVIDNDPDKSGLRSLAERLHPRADIVLVEGGRAVPGLKRIEILPAARKTVAPSPGLIAAVGKGVAGGKVPVFAPDQVSDILDFLLLNAADARSEIVLKAGGRVGDTGENLKKAMFSAHDPEVLAVLRSSVVAIAGAGGLGSNAAVCLARAGVGRLIIADCDRVEPSNLNRQYFFIEQIGERKVRALRENLMRINPFSAYEIHDIKVTPSRVARLFGKADILIEAFDRAESKQMLIETWLSRFPDKPVIAASGLAGYGKNSKIRTRRLGSLHICGDEESECAPDTSPMAPRVAAVAALQANLAVELLMKASKKHV, encoded by the coding sequence ATGAAAATCGCGGCGGTCACCGGGCCTTCGGGAAGCGGTAAAACATACCTCATCCGGGCCCTGATCCGTGAGGCGAAATCGCGAGGACTGAAGATCGCCGTCGTCAAGCATTGTGCCCACGGATTCGATCTCGACCCCAAGGGCAAGGATTCCCGGCTGTTCACGGAGGCCGGAGCGGACCGCGTCGCTCTGGTCTCGCCCGACCGGGTCGCCGTAATCGACAACGACCCGGATAAATCCGGGCTCCGCTCCCTGGCCGAACGCCTCCATCCCCGGGCCGATATCGTTCTCGTGGAAGGCGGACGCGCCGTCCCAGGACTCAAGCGGATCGAGATTCTGCCGGCGGCAAGAAAGACGGTTGCGCCGTCGCCCGGATTGATCGCCGCAGTCGGCAAGGGCGTCGCCGGCGGAAAAGTCCCGGTCTTCGCCCCGGATCAGGTGAGTGACATCCTGGATTTTCTGCTTTTAAATGCGGCGGATGCTCGTTCAGAAATTGTCCTGAAGGCCGGCGGTCGGGTAGGGGACACGGGTGAGAACTTGAAGAAAGCGATGTTCTCCGCCCATGACCCCGAGGTTCTGGCGGTTCTCCGTTCCTCCGTCGTGGCGATCGCCGGAGCCGGGGGGTTGGGATCGAACGCGGCGGTCTGCCTGGCCCGGGCCGGCGTTGGGCGTCTCATTATCGCCGACTGCGACCGTGTGGAGCCCTCCAACCTCAATCGCCAGTATTTCTTCATCGAGCAAATCGGTGAGAGAAAAGTCCGGGCTCTTCGGGAAAATCTCATGCGGATCAATCCTTTCAGTGCCTATGAGATCCACGATATCAAAGTGACGCCGTCGCGGGTCGCCCGCCTGTTCGGCAAAGCCGACATCCTGATCGAGGCCTTTGACCGGGCCGAATCCAAACAGATGCTGATCGAGACGTGGCTGAGCCGGTTTCCCGACAAGCCCGTCATTGCGGCCTCAGGTCTCGCCGGCTACGGAAAGAACAGCAAAATCCGGACGAGGCGTCTCGGATCGCTCCATATCTGCGGCGACGAAGAGAGCGAATGCGCCCCGGACACGAGCCCTATGGCGCCCCGCGTCGCCGCCGTTGCCGCGCTCCAGGCCAATCTGGCCGTAGAACTTCTGATGAAAGCGAGTAAAAAACATGTTTAA
- a CDS encoding pyrimidine/purine nucleoside phosphorylase produces the protein MFKVNEYFDGKVKSLAFETGDGPATIGVIAPGEYEFGTATKEIMTVVSGKMDVRQPDAADWKPYGAGESFIVESGKKFKVRSSGETAYLCLYK, from the coding sequence ATGTTTAAGGTCAACGAGTATTTCGACGGCAAAGTGAAATCCCTGGCTTTTGAGACCGGCGATGGTCCGGCCACGATCGGCGTCATCGCCCCCGGTGAATATGAATTCGGCACGGCGACCAAGGAAATCATGACTGTCGTCAGCGGCAAAATGGACGTTCGCCAGCCGGATGCGGCCGACTGGAAGCCTTACGGCGCCGGCGAAAGCTTCATCGTCGAGTCCGGAAAAAAATTCAAGGTTCGGTCGTCCGGCGAAACCGCCTACCTCTGCCTCTATAAATAG
- a CDS encoding acetamidase/formamidase family protein, protein MRNKSWLLPCLAVFVFGDGPIPTAAEVVRFQPVKGVQTYAAREPVLTLKPGDVLETNTLWSDWFAGKDAPWPGEVGPIAVEGAMPGDTLVVRILKIRPNAPVGRSGTSTVYGCLTATESTPMLHDPVPDRMFLWEIDPDGRSAVLDLPKSRIRRIRVDLVPMVGRLATAPPGDQAIPGGVPSTFGGNMDTSEAREGTTVYLPVHHEGAGFYFGDVHALQGDGEIIGSGIETTADVIFEFGLLKNKEIAWPRLENGDFIMVAGSARPLLDAFRIAHVEMVKWLESEYGFDRWDALQVLSQVGTAQVANVVDPNYTVVAKFPKRYLPGK, encoded by the coding sequence ATGAGAAACAAATCGTGGCTTCTGCCGTGCCTTGCCGTCTTTGTCTTTGGGGACGGCCCGATTCCAACAGCCGCCGAGGTCGTACGCTTTCAACCGGTCAAGGGAGTTCAGACCTACGCCGCCCGTGAGCCGGTGCTCACGCTGAAACCGGGAGACGTCCTTGAGACGAACACGCTCTGGTCGGACTGGTTCGCAGGAAAGGACGCGCCGTGGCCGGGCGAGGTCGGCCCCATCGCCGTCGAAGGCGCCATGCCGGGTGACACGCTCGTCGTCCGGATTCTAAAGATCCGTCCAAACGCGCCGGTCGGCCGGTCCGGAACATCGACGGTCTACGGTTGCCTGACTGCGACCGAATCGACGCCGATGCTCCACGACCCCGTGCCCGACAGGATGTTTCTCTGGGAGATTGATCCGGACGGGCGCTCGGCCGTCCTGGATCTCCCTAAAAGCCGCATCAGGCGGATCCGCGTGGATCTGGTCCCGATGGTCGGCCGTCTGGCCACGGCGCCTCCCGGCGATCAGGCAATCCCGGGAGGGGTGCCGTCAACCTTCGGCGGAAACATGGATACCTCCGAAGCCCGTGAAGGAACAACCGTCTACCTTCCCGTCCATCATGAGGGAGCCGGCTTCTATTTCGGCGATGTCCATGCCCTCCAGGGCGACGGAGAGATTATCGGCAGCGGGATCGAGACGACGGCTGATGTTATTTTTGAATTCGGGCTCCTAAAAAATAAAGAGATCGCCTGGCCGCGGCTTGAAAACGGAGACTTCATTATGGTCGCGGGTTCGGCCCGGCCTCTGCTTGACGCCTTCCGGATCGCCCACGTCGAGATGGTCAAGTGGCTCGAGTCCGAGTACGGCTTCGACCGCTGGGACGCCCTCCAGGTCCTGTCCCAGGTGGGGACGGCGCAGGTCGCGAACGTGGTCGATCCGAACTACACGGTCGTGGCCAAGTTCCCGAAACGTTACCTGCCCGGGAAGTGA